In the Deltaproteobacteria bacterium genome, TCATAAGCGCTTGCTTCTATGGCCAGGCCGCTGTGCAGGTCGACAGACATCCCCTTGTTGATGGCAAACTTGGCCTGCGCCAGCGCAATAGGGCCAGCCTGGCACATCTCTTCAGCCAGCTCTAAACATGTCTGCATGAGTGACTCCTGCTCAACCACCCGGTTGAGAAGCCCCAAAGAGTATGCTTCCCGAGCTGATATTACTTTGCCAGTGAAAATAAGTTCTTTGGCAGCTGCCACGCCCACCAGGCGCGGCAGCCTCTGGGTGCCGCCGGCTCCAGGAATGATGGCCAGGCGGGTCTCTGTGAGACCCAGAGTGGCACTGGCCGCTGCCAGCCGCAGGTCGCAGGCTAGCGCCAGTTCTGTTCCACCTCCCAGGGCTGTGCCATTTATGGCGGCAATCACAGGAATCGGCAATTCTTCCACAGCCTGCAAGAGCTTGCGGATGGTGAAAAGGAAGCGTCTCACCTGGCTCTCGGTCATGGAGGCACGCTCCTTAAGATCTGCACCGGCGCAAAAGGCCTTGCTGCCGGCGCCGGTAATCAACAGCACTCGTATATTATCCGAAAAGAAAGTCTCGTGCACTGCCTTTTCAAGCTGAACGAGCAGCTGCAAATTGAGCGCATTGCGCACCTGCGGCCGATTGAGGGTCAGGATACGGACAGCGGCTCTG is a window encoding:
- a CDS encoding enoyl-CoA hydratase/isomerase family protein, which codes for MAEQILLVEDRAAVRILTLNRPQVRNALNLQLLVQLEKAVHETFFSDNIRVLLITGAGSKAFCAGADLKERASMTESQVRRFLFTIRKLLQAVEELPIPVIAAINGTALGGGTELALACDLRLAAASATLGLTETRLAIIPGAGGTQRLPRLVGVAAAKELIFTGKVISAREAYSLGLLNRVVEQESLMQTCLELAEEMCQAGPIALAQAKFAINKGMSVDLHSGLAIEASAYERCIPTEDRLEGLAAFAEKRQPIYRGR